The nucleotide window ACGTCGCTAGCAGAGAGCACTCGTGTTTGTTGCTTTGTAAAAATACTTTTGTTGCTTGGTGTCTTCAGAAGTATTCTAGTGCTGTATCATTAGAGAAAAATGCCATGTTGTCTGAAATTCTCTAGTTTTGAATTTCCCTTtccatgttccttttttttattcctccaaactctctttttatttatcttatggtTTCCTTTTTGAGTAATGTGAagtttcgctccccccccccaaaaaaaaaaaaaaaaaataaataataataataaggcttgaatgaaaaagaggacacgaagagagagaagaagtatcccattttattgttttttttatctgttcggTTTAAGCTTGTGGATAAAACATGATAAAACATTTAgcataagaaataaaacatgaaGAGGTTCTACAAGCTGTAAGACAGTCACTAGCACTTCCAtactataaatttttattttgaagTTAAACGATTTTGCATTCGGAACATTATCTTATTTGGAAGTCCTCTcagtcaagatatatatatatatatttttttttttttttttttttttttttttatcttcagttGATAAGAGTCTgatgttcacacacgcacacaaacctaccactctctgtctctctgtctctgtctgcctgtatgtttatctctctctctctctctctctctctctctctctctctctctctctcgtgttcagTGTGTGtaactttttgttcattttcagtagaggaaggtatgtatatatatatatatatatatatgtatatatatgtgtgtgtgtgtgtgtatatatatgttatggcaCATTTTAAGTCTAGGGTATTATCTGGTGCCCATAGCAAGTTCAAACTTTTGTCCGGGTAATAAGAAAACACACGGATGAACAAAGTAACTATATTCACTATTTGGTTACgtacattaatatacattattatatatagattagaaaaCATAACACAATCCTACTCCTAACCTAAACATCCtagaaaaatacatcaatatgAAATACTTAGCCGAGAGTGACCATGGGCAGAGAACGCAAAACTCGAGCTGTACAATATGGCGGAGTGGCTTACTGAAAGCCAGGTGTCGGTGCGGTCGGAGTCAGCCAAGGAGTGAGCTCGAGTCAGCCACCGGAACATAGGTCGATTCGGATTCCGAAGCCTTTTACTTGTTGCTAGTTAAAGTATTATGCCAGGTCACCTCAACACCAATTAGATACTTAAATTATATGAGGAATACcgaaatgaaatatacatatatgataaacgtATCAGTGCAACAAATTAGTATTATTTAGTCCATCTATAACACCTCCACTTTTAAAGGAAATTTATAGTTAAATTTCAACTTAGTACACTATACTCTGGAAAGACTATCAGCTAAGACGTTATCCTTcccttttatatgttttatttctagATGGAATTGCTGTATCATTAAAGACCATCGCATTAACCTctgatttcgtttttttattttatctaagaACTTCAAAGGATTATGATCACTGTAGACAATTACTGGGTGTTTTGCACTATTCAAGTAAACTTGAAACTTTTCTAGCGCCATTAACAATGAGAGAAGTTCCTTTTCAATAGTCAAATAACTTTTCTGGTGCTTTTTAAACTTGGACGAATAGTAACAGACAGGCATAAGTACATCGTCTGGGCCAGCCTGTAGCAACACAGCACCCGCTCCATTGTCACTCGCGTCGATGTGCAGGCAGAATGGTTTCTCAAAATCAGGAGACGTCAGAACTGGAGGAGACGTAAGCATGGCTCGTATTTTCTCAAAAGATTCTTGACATTCTGACGTCCAAGTAAATTGCTTCTTAGGGCTAATCAAGTCTGTTAGAGGGGCAGATACGTGAGCGAAATTCGGACAGAACCTCCTGCAGTAACCAGCCATTCCAAGAAAGCGTTGCAGAGACTTGCGGTCTGTCGGGGTCGGGTACTGCAAGATCGCCTCAACTTTGGCAGTGACGGGTGCCACTGTCCCTCCCCCAACCACGTGACCCAGGAAAATGACTTTGGCGTGCCCGAACTCGCTCTTCGCAAGGTTAATCGTCAGCTCAGCCTCAGCGAGCCGTGCGAGTAGAGCACGAAGTCGCTCGAAGTGTTCTTTCCATGTATCCGACGTGATGACGAGGTCGTCCAGGTATGCTTGAACACCTTCCAAGTCTCGGATGACACCATTAATCAACCTCTGAAAAGTTGCTGGGGCGTTCCTCAACCCAAACGGCATGACCTTGTATTCGAAGAGACCGTCGGGGGTGACAAAAGCGGCTATTCTTCTCGCGTTCTCCGTCAGCTCCACCTGGTAGTATCCCTTCAGCAAGTCGATTTTTGTAACGAACTGAGCACTGCTGATACCATCGATGACATCATCCAAGCGCGGTAGAGGAAAGGAATCGGAGTGAGTCACTTTGTTGATTTTGCGGTAGTCCGTGCAGAGACGCAATCCACCATCGGCTTTGGGGACGAGCAGGCAAGGCGACGCCCACTCGCTGTCGCTTGACTTCGCAAGTCCGTTGGCAAGAAGGAAGTCCAGCTCCTCCCGAAGTTTCTTTCGCTTCTCGGGGCTCAGCCGATAATGAGACTGCTTTATGGGCGCAGAGTTCTCGATCAGTACTATATCGTGTTGCACACCTCTGCAGGGTCTTGGGacatcactacacacacaccggAATTCCTTAAAGAGAAGCACCAACTCTTCAGATAGACGAGATGACAGATGCTGAAATTTTGAGTTAAGATTAGTCAAAATGTAACTGTTGTTCAGCTTTACTGGGTCATCTATACAAAACTCTTCTGCTTCTGAGATTACAACTAACATCTTGTGCTCTACCACTGCTTCTCTGTTGTGATAAGGCTTAATTAGATTTACATGAACTAAACGTTCCTGCCTTCTACGGTCTGGTGTCTCTATAACGTAATTTacatccccttttctttctttaatgcgaTAGGGACCAAAATACTTAGATTGTAAAGCATTTttcaaaagagggagaaaaagtaacACTAACTGTCCTGGTTCAAATTCTCTTATTTCAACCTTCTTGCCATATTGTTCTTTCATGACGCCTTGAGCGTTCAATAGATTTTTCATGGCAAAATCACGAACATGCAGTAGTCTCTCTTTAAAAGTATGGACATATTTTGATAATGGCATCACATGTTCCTCTGATACCCAACTTTCTTTTAACAGCTTTAATGGACCTCGAACTTCATGGCCATACACCAGTTCAAATGGAGAAAACCCGAGAGACTCTTGTTTACTTTCCCTGAGAGCAAACAATAACATATGAACACCTTCATCCCAGTCTTTCTCCACCTCTACACAATATTTCCTCAACATACATTTGAATGTTTGATGAAACCTCTCTAAGGCTCCTTGTGATTCAGGGTGATAAGCAGTGGACAAATATTGCTTAATTGATAATTCATTCATGACTTGTTGAAAGAGACCGGATGTAAAGTTTGCACCTTGATCAGACTGTACTTTATTCGGGATCCCAAACTGAGTAAAAAATTTGGTTAGAGCTTTAACCACACTTTTCGCGGTCAGATTCCGAAAAGTAACGGGTTGTAGTACACATGATCGTCAGTAAGCACTGATTACCGCATTTGGTTTTCGGTAATGGTCCGACACAGTCAACTATGATGTGGTTAAAAGGTTGAGCAACTACTGGGATGGGGTGAAGCGGAGCAGGGGGAATTACTTGGTTAGGCTTCCCTGCAACCTGGCAATAATGACATGTTTTACAATATGATGACACATCCTTCTTCATTTTTGGCCAGTAAAAGTGTTTGAGAATTTTATTGTAGGTTTTGGAAACTCCCAAGTGGCCTCCAGTATCATGAGCAAGACTTATGACATCTTGTCTATAAGGAAAAGGAACAACTACTTGATGAATTTCCGTAAAGATGTCTGATGCCGGAACATCAACAGGTCTGTACTTCCGCATTAATACACCAGAATTTAAGTAGTACATACTATCGAGTGGCTGTGAATCGTCAACAAGACTGAAATATTTGCATAGCTCTTTATCCTTACGCTGTGCATCAATTAGCATGTTACGAGTTATTGGTAAACTTTTAATACTAACCTCTATCACAAAATTAAGCTTTTCCTCATTACCCTCTTTATCATTAAATAAGGAACTAATTGTCAAGTTATCAAAATTAGGTACATCAGTCGGAGAGATTTCCTCATCAATGCGTTTAGACACACTTCTAGTCACTGCGCACGAGGGAAAGAGATACGGATACTCATTCTCGAGGGAAAGAGATACGGATACTCATTCTCGAGGGATTCTGTGGGGTTCACTCCGGACGGTACAGGGCGTACAATCGGGTCAGGTACAACGCATTCGCCAGCTACGTCATTCCCTTGCAACAAAGTTGCTCTACTCACAGGTAGAGGATAGTCGTGAACTCCAACTGTGATGTGTCTATCAACCAAGTCTGATCGCAAAAATATCCGTGCTAACGGGAGAGTGACGGTCCCTCCAAAACCCCGAATGACTACGAATTCCCCAGTGTACGAATTCTCCACGAAAGGCATAGACGCCTTAACTAATACACTCTGGGAAGAAGCGGTATCCCTCAATATCCGAACAGGGTAACTCTTATCTGAGGACATGTCACTTGCAACTGATCCCGTGAAAATAAACGGCTCAAAAATATCAGACTTAACATCATTGAAGGTATAAACATCAGTCTCTTCCACTAAATCAACAGTAAGCGAAGTCACTCCCTTAGCAACATTTTTAGCAGCTAATTTAGGGCACACAGCGATTACATGGCCACGTTGTTTGCAATAAAAACAAGTTACTGAAGAATCAATTTTGTCTcctcctattttatttttcccttgagCAGATTTAACAATTTTACTAGGTCTAGCACCCTGATCACCTGACTCTTCACTACCTCCTGACTTCCTGCCAGCACAAAGATAACTCTGAGTTTTGCGTCTACTATGAGTTAATGAAAAATTGTCAGCAAGTATTGCTGCTTTACTTAAAGTGGTCACTTCTCGTTCATCTAAAAACAATTTTATATCAACACTGACAGAGCGCTTAAACTCCTCTAATAATATCAACTCTTTTAAATCAGTGAATGTCTGGACATTTCTAGATCTCAACCAGCGTTGTAACAGCCTCTCTTTCTCAGCAGCATATTCTATGTAAGTCTGTGACTCCAATTTTCTTAGATTTCGAAACTTCTGTCTGTAAGCTTCTGGGACTAAATCATAAGCTTGAAGAATTATATTTTTCACAGCATCATAATCTTTACATATCTCTTTTGGTAAATTAGTGAACACTCTCTTAGCTTGTCCAGTAAAAGCTGTTTGAATGATCACAGCCCAGCTCTCTTCAGGCCAGTCTAAGCTTTCTGCAATCTTCTCAAATTGTAAGAAAAATTCCTCGGGGTCTTGTTCATCAAAGAGAGGAATTAATTTTGAGTGTTTACTAATATCAAAGCGCGGTTTTGTTGACTAAAGCCGGCTCTTTCCCCAATCTGAATCTCTAATTCTAATTTTCTAAGCTCTAGCTTTCGTAATTCAATTAGTTCTGAAATGTTACTATTTTCCTCACGAGGTACGTTATCACATAAAGATAACGCAGACATGGGAAGAATGTCTGAATTTACTAGACTTTCAATAACAATACTTTTAATCACTGCTTTTGTCATGGAAGCTCTAATTTCAATTTCATAATGACCAGCAAGTGCCTTCCAATCGTCTTTTTTAAGAGTAGTATTCACCAATAAATCAATTGAAGGTCCAGATATGAAATCATTTATTTTAAACGGAGCCATGTTAAACACAATACAACGTCAAAATAACTTACCAAGTACGTTACCCAATAATCGAAACCTTACAATAAATACAAGTTGCTGTGATACAAGTCTGTTTAATCATGCTAACAACACTGATCTCCATACAAACATCATTTGAAGAATATATGAACTATAAAATATAACAAGtagtaagtttttttgtttttgtttttttttttggttgacaATATTCACTGTTTCACGTATAATATGCACAATGTCATTAACTATTTTTACCGTATCACTATATTCTTTGATTATCCCGGACGGGCCCCCATTTGTTATGGCACATTTTAAGTCTAGGGTATTATCTGGTGCCCATAGCAAGTTCAAACTTTTGTCCGGGTAATAAGAAAACACACGGATGAACAAAGTAACTATATTCACTATTTGGTTACgtacattaatatacattattatatatagattagaaaaCATAACACAATCCTACTCCTAACCTAAACATCCtagaaaaatacatcaatatgAAATACTTAGCCGAGAGTGACCATGGGCAGAGAACGCAAAACTCGAGCTGTACAATATGGCGGAGTGGCTTACTGAAAGCCAGGTGGCGGTGCGGTCGGAGTCAGCCAAGGAGTGAGCTCGAGTCAGCCACCGGAACATAGGTCGATTCGGATTCCGAAACCTTTTACTTGTTGCTAGTTAAAGTATTATGCCAGGTCACCTCAACACCTATTAGATACTTAAATTATATGAGGAATACcgaaatgaaatatacatatatgataaacgtATCAGTGCAACAAATTAGTATTAATTAGTCcatctataacaatatatatatgtatatatatatatataggattatcTCTTGAAAGACGGTTATCCTTGTTGGTTAAAGACATAAAAGGAATGTCTCCAGATTCTGGCTCTTACGAGTAAAGTTCGTAAAAgctatttaattttcttctaaAGGAAGAtctaaaggaaaatgtaaaatcaCATTTTATTGCGCGGAAATGATGAGCTGTGGAGAGTTTAAGATTCAAGAATTCCGCACGAGTAGAG belongs to Penaeus chinensis breed Huanghai No. 1 chromosome 4, ASM1920278v2, whole genome shotgun sequence and includes:
- the LOC125025237 gene encoding uncharacterized protein LOC125025237, which codes for MFRWLTRAHSLADSDRTATWLSVSHSAILYSSSFAFSAHGHSRLNPEEFFLQFEKIAESLDWPEESWAVIIQTAFTGQAKRVFTNLPKEICKDYDAVKNIILQAYDLVPEAYRQKFRNLRKLESQTYIEYAAEKERLLQRWLRSRNVQTFTDLKELILLEEFKRSVSVDIKLFLDEREVTTLSKAAILADNFSLTHSRRKTQSYLCAGRKSGGSEESGDQGARPSKIVKSAQGKNKIGGDKIDSSVTCFYCKQRGHVIAVCPKLAAKNVAKGVTSLTVDLVEETDVYTFNDVKSDIFEPFIFTGSVASDMSSDKSYPVRILRDTASSQSVLVKASMPFVENSYTGEFVVIRGFGGTVTLPLARIFLRSDLVDRHITVGVHDYPLPVSRATLLQGNDVAGECVVPDPIVRPVPSGVNPTESLENEYPYLFPSRMSIRISFPRAQ